A portion of the Geoalkalibacter ferrihydriticus DSM 17813 genome contains these proteins:
- a CDS encoding AI-2E family transporter yields MTNDPRSEAKPRSISFYIFLGAAFFVFVQSFRLLSPILLSFLLIMLISLAVNPVIYWMRGLWGGRRSATGLIVVMLVGIVAFTGWAFFGPMKDSVTELSEQLPAYWERLQKPLIKMEQQAELSEKKLQAEVISERSWTEAQEGDLEAARQIAEAPPPEPTKEAGSLRSNLSAMLQGVVGSFTAVAVNTAQILVVLVTVFFGVAFTLMNPRPIFRGIFSLVPERHHEQTLRIVQRIGEFVPRWVGMTLLGMLTVGLLVFMLMWPIFGFKDALVLGLIAGLLEAVPLLGPILAAIPAILLALGQGGMTPLWVLLAYLVVQALENNVITPFIMAQGMKMHPLAVIFSMLLCVAAFGVLGVLVATPLVAVVIIIHDELYRKRYLPSVTDADLDSLAKDALSEK; encoded by the coding sequence ATGACAAACGACCCCAGGTCAGAGGCAAAACCTCGCTCAATATCTTTCTATATATTTTTAGGTGCGGCGTTTTTTGTTTTTGTCCAGTCGTTCCGGCTGCTGTCACCCATTCTGTTGTCGTTTCTGCTGATTATGCTGATTTCTCTAGCCGTGAATCCGGTCATATACTGGATGCGGGGGCTGTGGGGTGGGCGAAGAAGTGCGACGGGACTGATCGTGGTAATGCTCGTTGGGATTGTTGCCTTCACCGGCTGGGCGTTCTTCGGACCCATGAAGGACTCAGTGACGGAGCTTTCGGAACAGTTACCCGCATACTGGGAACGTCTCCAAAAACCCCTGATTAAAATGGAACAGCAGGCGGAGCTTTCCGAGAAAAAACTCCAGGCCGAAGTCATCAGTGAAAGGTCCTGGACCGAGGCGCAAGAAGGTGATCTTGAAGCTGCGCGACAGATCGCCGAAGCGCCACCGCCTGAACCGACAAAGGAGGCTGGATCGCTTCGTTCCAATTTGAGCGCAATGCTCCAGGGGGTGGTCGGCAGCTTCACGGCGGTTGCGGTCAACACGGCTCAGATCCTGGTTGTTTTGGTGACGGTTTTTTTCGGTGTGGCCTTTACACTGATGAATCCGCGGCCGATCTTTCGGGGCATTTTCTCCCTGGTGCCCGAGCGCCACCACGAACAGACCCTGCGCATCGTACAACGGATTGGAGAATTTGTGCCCAGGTGGGTCGGGATGACGTTGCTGGGAATGCTGACGGTCGGCCTGCTGGTTTTTATGCTCATGTGGCCGATTTTCGGATTCAAGGACGCGCTGGTTCTCGGGCTGATCGCGGGTCTTCTGGAAGCGGTTCCCCTTCTGGGGCCGATCCTCGCCGCCATACCGGCCATCCTGTTAGCTCTTGGCCAAGGGGGAATGACCCCATTGTGGGTCTTGCTCGCCTACCTCGTAGTCCAAGCCCTGGAGAACAATGTGATCACCCCGTTCATCATGGCGCAAGGCATGAAAATGCATCCCTTGGCGGTGATCTTTTCCATGCTTTTATGCGTGGCCGCCTTCGGAGTGCTGGGGGTTCTGGTCGCGACACCTCTGGTCGCCGTCGTGATTATCATTCACGACGAGCTGTATCGAAAGCGCTATCTGCCGTCGGTTACCGATGCTGACCTGGATTCGCTGGCGAAAGATGCATTGTCCGAAAAGTAG
- a CDS encoding GH36-type glycosyl hydrolase domain-containing protein, with protein MLRSELFSLEQLKRHGQTLARRHRLDPSPGADRLLPRLDDNARVLMAAHDVVIAATPGQRIIPAEAWLLDNFYLIEQQIGLARRHLPRGYSRQLPCLKDDPSAGFPRIYDIALQLISHMDGRVDQDNTTQLLSSYQQIEPLKIGELWAFPIMLQLALLENLSRVGLRIAHRREDLDTAITWADRMLAAAERDPKQLIQLLAEFANADVPLTAPFVEEFYSRLQAQGPAMAFVQTWVEQKLLEQGVTATQLSAAASRTAAANQISIANSIGSLRFIDAMDWREFVESLSVVEQALGEDPSGLHADQDFATRDRYRHVIEDLARDSTCSELEVTRAAIGLAQTAAQKSSSSDRTAHVGYYLIDQGRPLLERAVGYRLSLKCRVGRAGRRRCLLLYLGPILMLSLLLTAGVFAAVGFDPGDWRVWLLAPPLVIGTSALAIALVNLLATLVLPPRVLPRLDFSKGIPDNHRTMVIVPTLLARPQDVDDLLEALEIRYLGNRDANLFFALLTDFHDAAEQTLPQDAALLAYARSAVEALNATYREDRPNIFYLFHRPRLWNSVERVWMGYERKRGKLEQFNARLRGEAHDAFSEIVGDPSILGSIQYVITLDTDTQLPRDAARTLVGNLAHPLNRPDYDAGKGRIVEGFAILQPRASISLTSAGQSRFTKLFVGDAGIDPYTREVSDVYQDIFGEGSFIGKGIYDVDAFRQAVDGRFPENLILSHDLLESGYARSALVTDVDLIEEHPASYTMEASRRHRWIRGDWQLAGWLLPRVPGPRGPHGAPGQRQPNPLSALSVWKLFDNLRRSLVPPSLLAVLIAGWLVGPGPAWFWSLLVVTLICLPTLLAAGIELLRKPRDRSWLLHLNLTGRSAGRPLLLALLSLILLPYDALIALDAIGRSGVRMLFTRRGLLLWQLPSYARRNRRHTPADFVVEMWIGPLLAVLLGMALAWLLPPVQWLFATPVLLLWLVSPLVGWWLSRPLVEPAPDLSAAQRTFLHASARRTWRYFADFVGPEDNWLPPDNVQEYPAQGVARRTSPTNIGMALLANLSACDFGFISAGECLRLTENTLATMEKMERYHGHFYNWYDTRTLEPLRPQYISSVDSGNLVGSLLTLQAGLAELKDQPVLSNQAFAGLQDTLEVLAEHLPAVPAPALAEKIHALQNRLSAGTLNGPPQTLDDAERLLDEIQRLGGELLAWLPADLDLDGELTSWAQAFDRQVHALRDELRSLLPESQRFVGIPKLSELATGGPAGTSTRSLAAIKRLKTIDDLMQRCGELAAMEFNFLYNSSRGLLCIGYDVGERRRDAACYDLLASEARLASFLLIAEGQVPQKHWFSLGRLLTSHGGDVSLISWSGSMFEYLMPQLIMPSYPNTLLEQTCKAAVSRQIEYGRQRAVPWGISESCYNLTDMHQIYQYRAFGVPGLGFKRGLGEDLVIAPYASALALMVMPQAACRNLQTLASQNFQGGYGFYEAIDYTPSRVPRGKNHVVVRSFMAHHQGMSLLAFAHVLLNQPMQRRFMSDPILKATELLLQERVPKKVATVYPHAAEVSAAAHPVEETGEIMRVFTDLNTPAPEIHLLSNGNYHVMATHAGGGYSRWRDLAVTRWREDATCDGWGSFIYLRDCDSGRYWSTAYQPTRRKAEHYEAIFVQGRAEYRRHDQGIDAHTEISVSPEDDVEIRRVTLTNQSSRTRHIELTSYAEVVLAPLNADLAHRSFSNLFVQTEILPERQAILCTRRCRTPGEKPPWMFHLLAAPGALSDEPSYETDRAKFIGRGRTAANPVAVDSRDHRSRLSNTDGPVLDPIVAIRRTLTLGPDESATVQIISGVAGTRDGALALLEEYCDRHFVERAFEMAWFQSQEVLRHLGITEAEAQRYGRLATSVVFSNALRRAAPDVIARNQLGQSGLWRFAISGDLPIVLLTIGDLNRIELVKQVLHAHAYWRMKGLAADLVIVNEDFSGYRAELQDQIMGLINTGPEAQMLNQPGGVFVRRAEELSEDERVLLQTVARVVYKDSVATLVEQVERRVSPERVSDGLEPVQQPAAEPVQPLLPRERIFCNGLGGFTPDGREYVVTLEPGQNTPAPWANVIASPHIGTVVSESGSAYTWVDNAHEFRLSTWHNDPLSDSSGEALYIRDEETGAFWSPTPLPAPGRNGYVCRHGFGYSIFEHFEAGIVSELCTYVAMDAPVKFLVVKLRNQSRRPRSLSLTGYWELVLGEWRHANLMHIVTETDPHSGALLARNAYGRECGNRVVFAQVSEPERSVSGSRSELIGRNGSLSNPAAMGRKRLSNRTGAGLDPCAAVQTRIELAEGQEREIVFIFGAAENADQARHLIQQFGGTAGAWQALEAVWEHWSRTLGAVQVETPDPALDVLANGWLVYQTISCRLWARSGYYQSGGAYGFRDQLQDTMALLHTTPWLAREQLLRCASRQFPQGDVQHWWHPPGGQGVRTHFSDDYLWLPYATCRYVKTTGDTGILDEVVPFLEGRLLNPEEEAYYDQPQRSSETASLYEHCVRSINHGLRFGEHQLPLMGCGDWNDGMNMVGHEGKGESVWLAWFLYENLRLFADLARGRNDIAFADLCCEQAERLRGNIEAHAWDGAWYRRAWFDDGTPLGSSVNDECRIDSISQSWAVISQGGDPGRARQAMDALDKRLVRRDAQLIQLLTPPFDQSELEPGYIKGYVPGVRENGGQYTHAAIWATMAFALLGERERAWELYAMLNPVNHGHEPQEIARYKVEPYVMCADIYAVPPHTGRGGWTWYTGAAGWMYQLTVETLLGLHLEVDQLRIAPCIPVHWPAYKVRYRYRETMYHLTIRNVVEATTPGQRIILDGVVIEGETIPLVDDRRDHQIEVALG; from the coding sequence TTGCTGCGATCGGAGCTGTTCAGCCTTGAGCAACTCAAACGTCATGGTCAGACGCTGGCGCGCCGGCATCGCCTGGATCCGTCTCCGGGAGCGGATCGTTTGCTGCCACGGCTGGACGACAATGCCCGCGTTCTGATGGCGGCGCATGACGTCGTGATCGCCGCCACACCGGGGCAGCGGATCATACCGGCAGAAGCCTGGCTACTCGACAATTTTTATCTCATCGAACAACAGATCGGGCTGGCGCGTCGGCATCTGCCCCGTGGCTACAGCCGGCAGTTGCCGTGTTTGAAGGATGATCCGTCCGCCGGGTTCCCGCGCATCTACGACATCGCTTTACAGCTGATCTCGCACATGGATGGTCGCGTCGATCAAGACAACACCACCCAGCTCCTTAGTTCTTACCAACAGATTGAGCCTTTAAAAATCGGTGAATTGTGGGCGTTTCCGATCATGCTGCAACTGGCGTTGTTGGAAAATCTGAGCCGTGTCGGGCTGCGGATTGCCCATCGGCGGGAGGATCTCGATACGGCCATCACTTGGGCAGACCGCATGCTCGCAGCAGCTGAGAGGGATCCGAAACAGCTGATCCAACTGCTGGCCGAGTTTGCCAATGCCGATGTGCCGCTGACCGCGCCGTTTGTTGAGGAATTTTACTCCCGGCTCCAGGCCCAGGGGCCCGCGATGGCCTTCGTTCAAACCTGGGTTGAGCAGAAACTGCTTGAACAGGGCGTGACGGCTACCCAGCTGTCGGCGGCCGCCAGCCGCACCGCCGCTGCCAACCAGATCTCAATCGCCAACAGCATCGGCAGCCTGCGTTTCATCGACGCCATGGATTGGCGGGAGTTCGTCGAATCGCTCAGTGTCGTCGAACAGGCCCTGGGTGAGGATCCGTCAGGGCTGCACGCCGACCAGGACTTCGCCACCCGGGATCGCTACCGGCATGTGATCGAAGACCTGGCCCGGGACAGTACGTGCAGTGAGCTGGAGGTGACCCGCGCCGCCATCGGCCTGGCGCAGACGGCTGCCCAGAAGTCTAGCAGCAGCGACCGCACCGCGCATGTCGGCTACTACCTCATCGATCAGGGACGGCCGCTGCTGGAGCGTGCCGTCGGCTACCGGTTGTCGCTGAAATGCCGGGTCGGCCGGGCGGGCCGGCGGCGGTGCCTCCTGCTGTATCTCGGTCCCATCCTGATGCTCAGCCTGCTGTTGACCGCAGGCGTGTTCGCCGCGGTCGGATTCGATCCCGGGGACTGGCGGGTCTGGCTGTTGGCACCACCGCTGGTTATCGGAACGTCGGCTCTGGCCATTGCGCTGGTGAATCTGCTGGCGACCCTCGTTCTGCCGCCGCGCGTGTTGCCACGACTCGATTTTTCCAAAGGAATCCCCGACAACCATCGCACCATGGTGATTGTTCCCACTCTGCTGGCCAGACCACAGGACGTCGACGATCTGCTTGAAGCCCTGGAAATCCGCTATCTCGGCAATCGCGATGCCAATCTGTTTTTTGCCTTGTTGACCGATTTTCACGATGCTGCCGAGCAAACGCTGCCGCAAGACGCGGCTTTGCTTGCTTACGCGCGCAGCGCGGTTGAGGCGCTCAATGCAACCTACCGCGAGGATCGCCCAAACATCTTCTACCTGTTCCATCGGCCCCGACTGTGGAATTCGGTGGAACGGGTGTGGATGGGCTATGAGCGCAAGCGCGGCAAGCTGGAGCAGTTCAATGCCCGCCTCCGGGGCGAGGCGCACGACGCCTTCTCGGAGATCGTCGGCGACCCATCCATTCTGGGGTCGATCCAGTATGTCATCACCCTCGATACCGACACCCAGTTGCCGCGCGATGCGGCTCGCACCCTGGTCGGCAACCTGGCCCATCCTCTTAATCGACCGGATTACGATGCCGGCAAAGGCCGCATTGTCGAAGGCTTTGCAATCCTCCAACCGCGCGCTTCGATCAGCCTGACCAGTGCCGGCCAGTCGCGCTTCACCAAGCTGTTCGTGGGCGATGCGGGCATTGATCCCTATACCCGCGAGGTGTCGGATGTCTATCAGGATATTTTCGGCGAGGGCTCATTCATCGGCAAGGGCATCTACGATGTGGACGCCTTTCGGCAGGCCGTCGATGGGCGTTTTCCAGAGAATCTCATTCTCAGTCACGACCTGCTGGAAAGCGGCTATGCGCGCTCGGCACTGGTGACCGATGTCGACCTGATTGAAGAACATCCCGCCAGCTACACCATGGAGGCCAGCCGGCGCCACCGCTGGATCCGCGGCGACTGGCAGTTGGCGGGCTGGTTGCTGCCCCGTGTCCCAGGGCCGAGAGGGCCCCATGGCGCACCAGGGCAGCGGCAACCCAACCCCTTAAGTGCGCTGTCGGTGTGGAAGCTGTTCGACAACCTGCGCCGCAGCCTGGTCCCGCCGTCACTGCTGGCGGTGCTGATCGCGGGCTGGCTTGTGGGTCCGGGGCCGGCGTGGTTCTGGTCCCTGCTGGTGGTAACGCTGATCTGCTTGCCGACCCTGCTTGCCGCCGGCATCGAATTGCTCCGCAAGCCCCGGGACCGCTCCTGGCTGCTGCATCTGAATCTGACCGGCAGATCCGCGGGACGCCCGCTGCTGCTGGCTTTACTGAGCTTGATCCTGTTGCCCTACGATGCGCTGATTGCCCTCGATGCGATCGGGCGTTCGGGGGTGCGGATGCTATTCACGCGGCGCGGCTTGCTGCTCTGGCAACTGCCGTCTTATGCCCGCCGCAACAGGCGCCACACGCCGGCCGATTTTGTTGTTGAAATGTGGATCGGTCCGTTGCTTGCGGTGCTGCTGGGGATGGCGCTGGCCTGGCTTCTCCCGCCGGTGCAATGGCTGTTTGCGACGCCGGTTTTGTTGTTGTGGCTGGTCTCACCTCTGGTCGGATGGTGGCTCAGCCGGCCGCTGGTGGAGCCGGCGCCCGACCTGAGCGCGGCGCAGCGGACCTTCCTGCACGCCTCGGCCCGGCGAACCTGGCGCTATTTCGCGGACTTCGTCGGCCCCGAGGACAACTGGCTGCCCCCTGACAATGTCCAGGAATATCCTGCACAAGGCGTCGCCCGGCGAACCTCGCCCACCAACATCGGCATGGCGCTGCTGGCCAACCTGAGCGCCTGTGATTTTGGTTTTATCAGCGCCGGAGAATGCCTGCGCTTGACCGAAAACACCCTGGCGACCATGGAAAAGATGGAACGCTATCATGGCCATTTTTACAACTGGTACGACACACGCACCCTCGAGCCGTTGCGCCCGCAATACATTTCTTCGGTGGACAGCGGCAATCTGGTCGGCAGCCTGCTCACCCTGCAGGCGGGATTGGCCGAGTTGAAAGACCAGCCGGTGCTCTCCAACCAGGCCTTCGCGGGCTTACAGGACACCCTGGAGGTGCTTGCCGAGCATCTGCCCGCAGTGCCCGCCCCGGCCCTGGCGGAAAAGATCCACGCGCTTCAGAACAGACTCTCCGCCGGCACCCTGAACGGGCCGCCCCAGACCCTGGACGACGCCGAGCGTTTGCTGGATGAAATTCAGCGCCTGGGCGGGGAGTTGCTGGCCTGGTTGCCGGCGGATTTGGATCTTGATGGCGAACTCACCTCCTGGGCGCAGGCCTTCGATCGGCAAGTCCACGCCCTGCGCGATGAGCTGCGCTCACTGCTGCCTGAGTCGCAGCGGTTTGTTGGCATCCCGAAGCTCTCGGAACTGGCGACGGGTGGCCCGGCCGGCACGAGTACGCGGTCGCTGGCCGCAATCAAGCGGCTCAAAACCATCGACGATCTGATGCAGCGCTGCGGCGAACTGGCGGCGATGGAATTTAACTTTCTCTACAATAGCTCGCGGGGTCTGCTCTGCATCGGTTACGACGTCGGGGAACGCCGCCGCGATGCGGCCTGTTACGATCTGTTGGCCTCCGAAGCACGCCTGGCCAGTTTTCTGCTCATCGCCGAGGGGCAGGTTCCCCAGAAGCATTGGTTCTCCCTCGGTCGTCTGCTGACCAGTCATGGCGGCGACGTCAGTCTGATTTCCTGGAGCGGCTCGATGTTCGAGTACCTCATGCCCCAGTTGATCATGCCGAGCTACCCCAATACCTTGCTGGAGCAGACCTGCAAAGCCGCGGTGTCGCGTCAAATCGAATACGGCCGGCAACGCGCCGTGCCCTGGGGTATTTCCGAGTCGTGCTATAACCTCACCGATATGCACCAGATCTATCAATATCGCGCCTTTGGCGTGCCGGGGCTCGGTTTCAAGCGTGGGCTGGGCGAGGATCTGGTCATCGCGCCCTATGCCAGCGCGCTGGCGCTGATGGTGATGCCGCAGGCCGCCTGCCGCAACTTGCAGACGCTGGCGAGTCAGAATTTTCAGGGCGGCTATGGGTTCTACGAAGCAATCGATTACACCCCGTCGCGGGTGCCGCGGGGTAAAAATCACGTCGTTGTGCGCTCCTTCATGGCCCATCATCAGGGGATGAGCCTGCTGGCCTTTGCCCATGTCCTGCTTAACCAGCCGATGCAGCGCCGCTTCATGTCCGACCCCATATTAAAGGCGACCGAGTTGCTGCTGCAGGAACGGGTACCGAAAAAGGTGGCGACGGTGTACCCCCACGCGGCCGAAGTGAGCGCCGCCGCGCACCCTGTCGAAGAGACCGGCGAGATCATGCGCGTCTTTACCGACCTGAACACGCCGGCTCCGGAAATTCATCTGTTATCCAACGGCAACTACCACGTCATGGCGACCCATGCAGGCGGCGGCTACAGCCGCTGGCGCGACCTGGCCGTCACCCGCTGGCGCGAGGATGCCACCTGCGATGGTTGGGGATCCTTTATTTACCTGCGCGACTGCGACTCGGGGCGCTATTGGTCCACCGCTTATCAACCGACCCGGCGCAAAGCCGAGCATTATGAAGCGATCTTCGTCCAGGGGCGCGCTGAATACCGGCGGCACGACCAAGGGATTGATGCACACACCGAAATCAGTGTCTCCCCCGAGGACGATGTGGAAATTCGCCGGGTCACGCTCACCAACCAGTCGTCCCGGACCCGCCATATCGAGCTGACCAGTTACGCCGAGGTGGTGTTGGCTCCACTCAACGCCGACCTGGCCCATCGCTCGTTCAGCAACCTGTTCGTACAAACCGAAATCCTGCCCGAGCGCCAGGCAATCCTCTGCACGCGCCGCTGCCGCACCCCGGGAGAGAAGCCACCCTGGATGTTTCACCTGCTGGCCGCCCCGGGCGCGCTCAGCGACGAGCCCTCTTACGAGACGGATCGCGCCAAATTTATCGGACGCGGGCGAACCGCGGCTAACCCGGTGGCCGTCGACAGCCGTGATCACCGTTCGCGGTTGTCGAACACAGATGGTCCGGTGCTCGATCCCATTGTGGCGATTCGCCGCACCCTGACCCTGGGACCCGACGAATCCGCGACCGTGCAGATCATCTCCGGGGTCGCGGGCACCCGTGATGGCGCCCTGGCGTTGCTGGAAGAATATTGTGATCGGCACTTTGTTGAGCGTGCCTTTGAAATGGCCTGGTTCCAAAGCCAGGAGGTGCTGCGTCACCTGGGGATCACCGAGGCCGAGGCCCAGCGCTATGGCCGCTTGGCGACCTCGGTTGTCTTCAGCAATGCCTTGCGACGCGCCGCGCCGGACGTGATTGCCCGCAATCAACTGGGCCAGTCAGGACTCTGGCGTTTTGCCATTTCCGGTGACCTGCCGATCGTCCTGCTCACTATCGGCGATCTGAACCGGATCGAGCTGGTCAAACAGGTGCTGCATGCCCACGCCTATTGGCGAATGAAGGGGCTGGCTGCCGACCTGGTGATCGTCAATGAGGATTTTTCGGGCTACCGGGCGGAGTTGCAAGACCAGATTATGGGATTGATCAACACGGGCCCTGAAGCGCAGATGCTGAACCAACCGGGCGGGGTCTTCGTGCGGCGTGCCGAGGAACTCTCCGAGGACGAGCGGGTGTTGCTGCAGACGGTCGCCCGGGTGGTCTACAAAGACTCCGTCGCAACCCTGGTCGAGCAGGTGGAACGCCGGGTCTCGCCGGAGCGGGTGTCGGACGGTCTGGAGCCCGTACAGCAACCAGCGGCAGAGCCGGTCCAGCCCCTGTTGCCCCGCGAGCGCATTTTCTGTAACGGTCTCGGGGGGTTCACCCCCGATGGACGCGAATACGTCGTCACCCTCGAACCCGGTCAGAACACCCCGGCGCCTTGGGCCAATGTCATCGCCAGTCCGCATATCGGCACCGTGGTCAGCGAGAGCGGCAGCGCCTACACCTGGGTGGACAATGCCCACGAGTTCCGGCTGAGTACCTGGCACAACGACCCCCTGAGCGACAGCAGCGGCGAGGCCCTCTATATTCGCGACGAGGAGACGGGTGCCTTCTGGTCGCCGACGCCGCTCCCCGCCCCTGGGCGAAACGGCTATGTCTGCAGACACGGCTTTGGCTACAGCATATTCGAACACTTCGAGGCCGGCATCGTTTCGGAGCTGTGCACCTACGTCGCCATGGATGCGCCGGTGAAGTTCCTTGTGGTCAAACTGCGCAACCAATCGCGGCGCCCGCGAAGCTTGTCGCTGACCGGCTATTGGGAGCTGGTACTCGGTGAATGGCGACACGCCAATCTGATGCACATCGTGACCGAAACAGATCCGCATAGCGGGGCGCTGTTGGCTCGCAACGCCTATGGCCGCGAATGTGGCAATCGGGTCGTTTTTGCGCAGGTCAGTGAGCCGGAGCGCAGCGTGAGCGGCAGCCGCAGCGAATTGATCGGCCGCAACGGGTCGCTATCCAACCCGGCGGCGATGGGGCGTAAGCGTTTGTCGAACCGAACCGGCGCGGGGCTCGATCCTTGCGCCGCAGTGCAAACTCGGATTGAGCTGGCCGAAGGGCAAGAGCGCGAGATCGTGTTCATCTTTGGCGCCGCCGAAAATGCCGACCAGGCACGGCATCTGATTCAGCAGTTCGGCGGCACAGCCGGCGCCTGGCAGGCCCTGGAGGCGGTATGGGAACACTGGAGCCGCACCCTGGGCGCGGTGCAGGTCGAGACCCCCGACCCCGCGTTGGATGTGCTCGCCAACGGCTGGCTGGTATACCAGACCATTTCCTGCCGGCTCTGGGCACGCAGCGGCTATTACCAATCCGGCGGCGCTTACGGATTTCGCGATCAGCTGCAGGACACCATGGCACTGCTCCATACCACACCCTGGCTGGCCCGTGAGCAGTTGCTCCGCTGCGCCTCGCGGCAATTCCCCCAAGGCGACGTGCAGCACTGGTGGCACCCACCGGGCGGACAAGGGGTGCGCACCCATTTCTCCGATGACTATCTGTGGCTGCCCTATGCCACCTGTCGTTATGTGAAGACGACCGGCGATACCGGCATCCTCGACGAAGTGGTTCCGTTTCTTGAAGGGCGTCTGCTCAACCCCGAAGAAGAGGCCTACTATGATCAGCCGCAACGGTCGAGTGAAACGGCCAGCCTCTACGAACATTGCGTGCGTTCCATCAACCACGGCCTACGCTTTGGCGAGCATCAATTACCGCTGATGGGCTGCGGCGACTGGAATGACGGCATGAATATGGTCGGCCACGAGGGCAAGGGCGAAAGCGTGTGGCTGGCGTGGTTCCTGTACGAAAATCTGCGCCTGTTTGCCGATCTGGCGCGGGGCCGCAATGACATCGCTTTTGCCGACCTGTGCTGCGAGCAGGCAGAGCGGCTGCGCGGCAACATCGAGGCGCATGCCTGGGATGGTGCCTGGTATCGGCGTGCCTGGTTCGATGACGGCACTCCCCTGGGCTCCTCCGTCAACGACGAATGCCGGATCGATTCCATCAGCCAGAGCTGGGCGGTCATTTCCCAGGGCGGAGACCCCGGCCGCGCCCGTCAGGCGATGGATGCGCTTGACAAGCGGTTGGTGCGTCGGGATGCGCAGCTCATTCAACTGCTCACGCCGCCCTTTGATCAGTCCGAGCTTGAACCGGGCTACATCAAGGGCTATGTACCCGGCGTGCGCGAAAACGGCGGGCAATACACGCATGCCGCGATCTGGGCGACGATGGCGTTTGCCCTGCTGGGTGAGCGAGAACGCGCCTGGGAATTGTATGCCATGCTCAACCCCGTCAACCACGGCCACGAGCCGCAGGAAATTGCGCGCTATAAGGTCGAGCCGTACGTCATGTGCGCCGACATTTACGCGGTCCCCCCCCACACCGGTCGGGGCGGCTGGACCTGGTACACCGGGGCGGCGGGCTGGATGTACCAACTGACCGTCGAAACCCTGCTCGGCTTGCACCTGGAGGTGGACCAACTGCGTATTGCCCCCTGTATCCCGGTCCATTGGCCGGCGTACAAAGTCCGCTATCGCTATCGCGAGACGATGTACCATCTCACCATCAGAAACGTTGTTGAAGCGACGACGCCGGGGCAGCGCATCATCCTGGACGGGGTCGTCATCGAAGGGGAGACGATTCCGTTGGTAGATGACCGCCGAGACCATCAAATTGAGGTGGCCTTGGGCTAA